The Azospirillum baldaniorum genome segment TTCGGCTTGGGCAGCGCTATTCCCGGCTCCGCGACGCTGTCGATCAACCCGGGAAGCGGCGCCCCGTCCGGCGTGGCCAGCCCCGGCGGCACCGCCTGCGCATTAGCCAAGCGTGCAAGCGCGCAGGAGGCCAGCAGGACGACGGCGAGGCCGAGTGCGAAGCCATGTCGGAACCTTGCCGGCATCCCGCGGTCAGGAACGGCGCGAAAGGTCATATTGAATCACCCGAAATCCGAAGGCGAGGTCGCTGTCCTGCGGCAGAAGCCCCTCGCCTTCCACGATGGTCCCGTCCAACTCCACCAGCTCCGGATAGCCGATCCGGAGCAGCACCCGCAGGGACTGCGTGCCCAGATCCATGCCCTTCTCGGTGTCGCGCACCGTGAAGTCGACGTAGTACAGGCCCGGAGACGCCAGGTTGATGGACTCGATCTTGACGGCGCGCTCGGCCCCGCGCGCCAAGGCCTGGATCACCAGCTTCTGGTTGCGCGCCCGGAAGCCCTCGTAGACCTCCGTCGTCGACCGCCGGGCGACCCAGCCGTCTGTTGGCCGCATCCGCACCTTCATCAGCCCCTCGTCGGCCACCACGCCCTCGCGGATGCGGACATACTGGGCGACCCACGCCCTTTCGGTGACCGCGAAGCTGGTGGTCTGCCGCCGCAGGGGCGCCGCTTCGACCACCGCATCCATCGCCGGGGCGACGGTGATCGCGTATGGGATCTTCTCCTTCAGCGGCGTGAGCCGGACGAGCGCCTGGCCGAGCGTGATGTTCAGGGCCATCGACAGGCACAGCAGGAT includes the following:
- a CDS encoding VirB8/TrbF family protein — protein: MFGAGSRSDSNLVAVERVWDKHDSGDGIGVVGWVARLLGILLCLSMALNITLGQALVRLTPLKEKIPYAITVAPAMDAVVEAAPLRRQTTSFAVTERAWVAQYVRIREGVVADEGLMKVRMRPTDGWVARRSTTEVYEGFRARNQKLVIQALARGAERAVKIESINLASPGLYYVDFTVRDTEKGMDLGTQSLRVLLRIGYPELVELDGTIVEGEGLLPQDSDLAFGFRVIQYDLSRRS